In the Armatimonas rosea genome, AGCGCTTGCTCTTGTTGTGTCCTCGACTCGATACCTCGCCGCCGGTTACTCTCTCGGATCGCTTCACGCCCGGCCTCAGTCCGCGGTCCCGTACTCTTGCCACCATGGAAACGACAGCGGCGCTTCCCTTCTTCGGGCTTGCACTGGCAGGGAGTCCCGCGCCGGGTCTTGGCACCGCAGCGGAGGAGCTTGCCCACTTTCTTGAGACCACGCTCGGCAAGACGTGCTTCCCCCTGGTGGCGACGGGTCACCGCCTTATCGAACCAGACGGGAGCTTTGCGGAGGCGATAGAGCGCAGTGAGGCGCTTGTGACTCTCCCATAGTTTCAGCTCTTCTCTCTCGTGTGCGAGCCTCCGCGCAAAAAGTGCAGAAACGTCCTTCCAGAGCTCGATATTCTCTGCTTTGACAGGCTTTTTACGCATCAGATACAACCATTTCCTTGTCTCTGAATCCAGACCCCATGCCGCGCGCCCGCGCGGTTTTTGCCTCCGTGATCGGTTTTTTATCTATATTTATCGGTATTTCCTCTACGGAGTCTTTGCCAGCACGATCTCTTCGACGGTGAGCAGCTCTCCAGTCTCCAGCCAGCGTGAGAGCACGCCGATGAGCTCTTGGACCTCGTAGCGCCCCAGTTGGGTGTCGGCGGAGAGGATCAACCGGGCGGGCTCGGGGTGTGCTATGGCACCATCCGCGGCCACGATCAC is a window encoding:
- a CDS encoding HGGxSTG domain-containing protein; the protein is MGKLLRCGAKTRRGTPCQCKPEEGKRRCRFHGGKSTGPRTEAGREAIRESNRRRGIESRTQQEQALQKGEAPKLRQE